From Halomicrobium salinisoli, the proteins below share one genomic window:
- a CDS encoding universal stress protein gives MVLLVPFDGSDLSKAALRRACEYSEYTGEAVLALSVIPDDADYARERGWIDEGEPFAVQSVKESMAEAAESVDPDAEFRCEVPADVSSIADLTTDVVRTIREVAHEVDASIVFVGSENAGRVTTPVCSVGAPISEDPEYDVHIVRHAEAATA, from the coding sequence ATGGTTCTGCTAGTTCCGTTCGACGGGTCGGACCTGTCGAAGGCCGCGCTGCGGCGCGCGTGCGAGTACTCCGAGTACACGGGCGAAGCGGTGCTGGCGCTGTCGGTGATCCCCGACGACGCGGACTACGCGCGCGAGCGCGGCTGGATCGACGAGGGCGAGCCCTTCGCCGTCCAGTCGGTCAAGGAGTCGATGGCCGAGGCGGCCGAGAGCGTCGATCCGGACGCCGAGTTCCGCTGCGAGGTCCCGGCGGACGTCAGTTCGATAGCCGACCTGACGACGGACGTGGTGCGGACGATCAGGGAGGTGGCCCACGAGGTCGACGCGTCGATCGTGTTCGTCGGCAGCGAGAACGCCGGCCGCGTCACGACGCCGGTCTGCAGCGTCGGCGCACCCATCTCCGAGGATCCGGAGTACGACGTCCACATCGTCAGACACGCCGAGGCGGCGACGGCCTGA
- a CDS encoding Lrp/AsnC family transcriptional regulator, with protein MAAYDLDDVDRRLLDLLQEDARYAAIDLAEAVGVSDNTIHNRMQRLEEAGVITGYTTTVDHDRAGLSLYFHFTCTARISDRAEVAEEVMAIPEVVEVTELMTGQRNLHVRLVAADDEDITRLARQLDELALEIDDENLVREERREPLDFVEVGEMLDREE; from the coding sequence ATGGCGGCGTACGACCTCGACGACGTGGACCGGCGGCTGCTCGACCTCCTCCAGGAGGACGCCCGCTACGCGGCGATCGACCTCGCGGAGGCCGTGGGCGTCTCCGACAACACGATCCACAATCGGATGCAACGGCTCGAGGAGGCCGGCGTCATCACCGGCTACACGACCACGGTCGACCACGACAGGGCCGGGCTCTCGCTCTATTTCCACTTCACCTGCACGGCGCGCATCAGCGACCGCGCGGAGGTCGCCGAGGAGGTGATGGCGATTCCGGAAGTCGTCGAGGTGACCGAACTCATGACCGGTCAGCGGAACCTCCACGTCCGGCTGGTCGCGGCCGACGACGAGGACATCACTCGACTCGCGCGTCAACTGGACGAGCTGGCGCTCGAAATCGACGACGAGAACCTCGTCCGCGAGGAGCGCCGGGAGCCGCTCGACTTCGTCGAGGTCGGCGAGATGCTGGACCGGGAGGAGTAG
- a CDS encoding GNAT family N-acetyltransferase, which translates to MDRQLRPATPADAAAIRDIYAPFVESTAVTFEVEPPTVDETADRIESTLERYPWLVCEAAGDVVGYAAASRLRSKGAYQWTVELSVYVAEGSRQSGVGTALYESLFALLARQGFCDAYAATTLPNPATEALHERTGFEPVGTFPAVGYKGGEWRDVRWWHRQLRERPADPDPPTPLPDLNDDAVDAALDVGRSSLDD; encoded by the coding sequence ATGGACCGGCAGCTACGCCCGGCGACCCCCGCGGACGCCGCCGCGATACGCGACATCTACGCGCCGTTCGTCGAGTCGACGGCGGTCACCTTCGAGGTCGAACCGCCGACCGTCGACGAGACGGCCGACCGCATCGAGTCGACGCTGGAGCGGTACCCGTGGCTGGTCTGCGAGGCGGCCGGCGACGTGGTCGGCTACGCCGCCGCGAGCCGGCTGCGGTCGAAGGGGGCCTACCAGTGGACGGTCGAGCTGTCGGTGTACGTCGCCGAGGGGTCCCGCCAGTCCGGCGTCGGGACCGCGCTCTACGAGTCGCTGTTCGCGCTCCTGGCCCGGCAGGGGTTCTGCGACGCCTACGCGGCCACGACCCTGCCCAACCCCGCCACCGAGGCGCTCCACGAACGGACGGGGTTCGAGCCAGTGGGGACCTTCCCCGCCGTCGGCTACAAGGGCGGCGAGTGGCGCGACGTCCGGTGGTGGCACCGACAGCTCAGGGAGCGACCCGCGGACCCGGACCCGCCGACGCCGCTGCCCGACCTGAACGACGACGCAGTCGACGCCGCGCTAGACGTCGGTCGGTCGTCTCTCGACGACTGA